The proteins below come from a single Argentina anserina chromosome 1, drPotAnse1.1, whole genome shotgun sequence genomic window:
- the LOC126796757 gene encoding UDP-glycosyltransferase 74F2-like, whose protein sequence is MTRNGYRAHVLAIPYPAQGHINPLLQFSKRLASSKGLKVTLANTIFIANSLNLPKSAGSVQLETISDGYDDGGFPLAESIAAYLSRLQDVGYQSVAEIITRHKATPNPIECIIYDPFLPWALDVAKQYGLVAAAFFSQSCTVNYTYYLEHHHGIIWSPASVPNNLPLGLHILEPQDMPSFFSVPGSYPAYSELVLNQFSHIEKADFIFANTFYKLEEEVVDSMSQVCPMLTIGPTIPSAYLDNSIEDDKGYGFSLFEIDSFCTDWLNTKPPGSVVYVAFGSMASLSDKQMKELALGLKATNFHFLWVVRASEEEKLPDKLKEETAEKGLLVNWSPQLEVLSHKAIGCFFTHGGWNSTIEALSSGVPMVVMPQWTDQPTNSKLIESLWKVGVRVKVDETSGLVGREEVEQCVREVMGEMGIAMKRNAKKWRELAIEAVSEGGTSDKNIDEFVSKLTSV, encoded by the exons ATGACAAGAAACGGCTACAGAGCTCACGTTTTAGCGATTCCTTATCCCGCTCAAGGCCACATAAACCCTCTACTCCAATTCTCCAAACGCCTAGCCTCCTCTAAGGGCCTCAAAGTGACCCTAGCCAACACCATTTTCATCGCCAACTCACTGAACCTACCCAAATCAGCAGGCTCCGTCCAACTTGAGACCATATCCGATGGATATGATGACGGTGGCTTTCCCCTAGCTGAGAGCATCGCCGCCTACTTATCCCGGTTACAAGATGTTGGCTACCAATCCGTAGCCGAGATCATTACAAGGCACAAGGCAACCCCAAACCCTATTGAATGCATAATTTATGACCCCTTCTTGCCTTGGGCGTTGGATGTAGCCAAACAATATGGTCTGGTCGCTGCTGCCTTCTTTTCTCAAAGCTGCACCGTTAATTACACTTACTATCTTGAGCATCATCATGGAATAATTTGGAGTCCAGCTTCTGTTCCCAATAATCTTCCTCTCGGACTGCATATTCTTGAGCCTCAAGATATGCCGTCCTTCTTTTCTGTCCCGGGCTCATATCCAGCTTACTCGGAGTTGGTGTTGAATCAGTTCTCTCATATCGAAAAAGCTGATTTCATTTTCGCCAACACTTTCTACAAGTTAGAGGAAGAG GTGGTGGATTCGATGTCTCAAGTTTGTCCAATGTTGACAATAGGACCAACAATTCCATCTGCATACTTGGACAATAGCATCGAAGACGACAAAGGCTATGGGTTTTCTCTCTTCGAGATAGACTCATTCTGCACCGACTGGCTCAATACAAAGCCACCAGGCTCCGTCGTGTACGTAGCCTTTGGTAGTATGGCCAGTCTAAGTGACAAGCAAATGAAGGAACTTGCCTTAGGGTTGAAGGCAACCAACTTTCACTTCTTGTGGGTAGTCAGGGCTTCGGAAGAGGAAAAACTTCCGGACAAGTTGAAAGAAGAGACGGCGGAAAAGGGCTTGTTAGTGAATTGGAGCCCTCAGCTCGAAGTGTTGTCACACAAAGCAATAGGGTGTTTTTTCACGCACGGCGGGTGGAATTCGACGATTGAAGCATTGAGCTCGGGAGTGCCGATGGTTGTAATGCCGCAGTGGACCGACCAGCCTACCAATTCCAAATTGATCGAGAGTCTTTGGAAGGTTGGGGTTAGAGTGAAGGTTGATGAGACCAGTGGATTGGTTGGAAGAGAAGAGGTTGAGCAGTGCGTTAGGGAGGTGATGGGGGAGATGGGGATTGCAATGAAAAGAAATGCTAAGAAGTGGAGGGAGCTTGCTATTGAGGCAGTGAGTGAGGGTGGCACATCGGATAAGAACATTGATGAATTTGTATCCAAGTTGACCAGCGTTTGA
- the LOC126792351 gene encoding uncharacterized protein LOC126792351 has product MTAHLRGMHKMRHVTEVTKAPSEDDVDAYTKWEDDDGLVMSVLYKVMNEDIVDLVEFQDIFYVGFEDKPNGEKLHNAPRWYTIAYRSRWASLETEYQGIPTTEEAELREECREWGMLGLRSVEEMRQQLRDWLDLSLSHSMPSSLLILSRAFYVSGKLKPEEAVRATLTSMPDEVVDTINVTSLPSEDSVSERRRKLEFLEMQEEMIKEEEEREEEEQRRTRESKDSQEDVALKEMTIPTTREAQEQARERTLEKQEQLCELSRALAVLASASSVSTEREEFLRLVSKEIELYNSIVEKDGTDGEKDAFRAYRAARDEIDTAGVEDEADHVSSALIDKVDSMLQNLEKEIDDVDAQIGDRYQLLDRDFDGKVTAEEVAAAANYLKNTLGKEGVQELIGNLSKDRAITLPFGDGFERDCYR; this is encoded by the exons ATGACAGCTCATCTCAGAGGAATGCACAAGATGAGGCATGTAACTGAGGTAACTAAAGCCCCTAGtgaagatgatgttgatgcatacACTAAatgggaagatgatgatggtcttgtaatgTCTGTATTATACAAAGTTATGAATGAGGATATAGTTGACTTGGTGGAG ttccaAGACATTTTTTATGTGGGGTTTGAAGACAAACCCAACGGAGAAAAACTCCACAATGCTCCACGGTGGTACACCATTGCATACCGAAGCAGATGGGCTAGTTTAGAAACCGAGTATCAGGGTATCCCCACGACCGAAG aAGCTGAGCTTCGTGAGGAATGCAGGGAGTGGGGCATGCTTGGATTGCGTTCTGTGGAAGAAATGCGTCAACAG CTTCGTGATTGGTTGGATTTGTCTCTTAGTCACTCCATGCCATCCTCACTTTTGATCCTCTCCAG GGCCTTCTATGTGTCTGGGAAATTGAAGCCAGAGGAAGCTGTTCGTGCTACGCTCACTTCTATGCCAGATGAAGTGGTGGATACAATTAATGTTACATCATTGCCATCTGAGGATTCTGTTTCTGAAAGGAGGAGGAAATTGGAGTTCTTAGAGATGCAGGAAGAAATGATCAAG gaggaggaagagCGGGAGGAAGAAGAGCAACGCAGAACTAGGGAATCTAAAGATAGTCAGGAAGATGTGGCATTGAAAGAGATGACTATTCCAACAACAAGAGAAGCACAAGAACAAGCCAGAGAAAGGACACTGGAAAAACAAGAGCAGCTCTGTGAACTAAGTCGTGCTTTGGCTGTTTTAGCTTCTGCTTCT TCAGTGAGTACAGAGCGTGAAGAATTCCTGAGGCTCGTAAGCAAGGAG ATTGAACTTTACAATAGCATTGTGGAGAAGGATGGTACAGATGGTGAAAAGGATGCCTTCAGGGCTTATAGAGCTGCTCGAGATGAAATTGATACTGCTGGTGTTGAAGATGAAGCTGATCATGTTTCATCAGCACTCATAGATAAG GTTGATTCAATGCTTCAAAATCTGGAAAAGGAAATAGATGATGTGGATGCACAAATTGGTGATCGATACCAACTGCTCGACAg GGATTTTGATGGGAAAGTAACTGCTGAGGAGGTCGCAGCTGCTGCAAACTATCTGAAGAATACTTTAGGCAAGGAGGGTGTCCAAGAACTTATAGGCAATCTCTCGAAAGACAGAG CCATAACTTTGCCTTTCGGTGATGGATTTGAGCGTGATTGTTACCGTTGA
- the LOC126796767 gene encoding BTB/POZ and TAZ domain-containing protein 3 — MMASLDLDSTWPTSRSDSFCGSFNIHMEEQHSADIIPVLEDPVSSVSYSHTIPKPPPVPGNTYPGNKSIKRLSDSCSVPKETIDTWDKLFKEGCGADVYIITEGNSHIPAHLSVLTLASPVLGDFLRQSKVQNGMRYIKIPGVPYEAVYTFIRFLYSSCYEREEMNKYVLHLLVLSHSYSVPSLKRVCIYLLEKGWLTKENVVDVLQLARNCDAPRLSLICVRMIVKDFKAISSTEGWKVMKRVNPALEQELLEFVVEADSGKEERLKKKEEKKVYMQLYEAMEALLHICKDGCRTIGPRDKVFKGSQVACGFPACKGLETLVRHFSTCKIRVPGGCVHCKRMWQLLELHSRICNQLDSCKVPLCRHFKEKMRQQTKKDEAKWKLLVNKVIASKDALWPISGRRSSLLHTSV; from the exons ATGATGGCTTCACTTGATCTTGACTCGACCTGGCCAACCTCGCGTAGCGATTCATTTTGTGGATCTTTCAATATACATATGGAAGAACAGCATTCAGCCGATATTATACCTGTGCTGGAAGACCCGGTCTCTTCTGTATCTTATAGCCATACCATCCCAAAACCACCTCCTGTTCCCGGTAACACCTATCCAGGAAACAAATCTATCAAAAGGCTTTCAGACAGTTGTTCCGTCccaaaggaaacaatagaTACATGGGATAAGCTTTTCAAAGAAGGATGTGGCGCTGATGTGTATATTATTACCGAGGGCAATTCACATATACCAGCTCATTTGAGTGTTCTG ACTCTTGCATCACCAGTGCTAGGTGATTTCCTACGGCAATCAAAAGTGCAAAATGGAATGAGATACATAAAAATTCCTGGGGTACCGTATGAAGCTGTCTATACATTCATACGCTTTCTGTACTCATCATG CTATGAAAGGGAAGAGATGAACAAGTATGTTCTCCATTTGTTGGTTTTGTCACACTCCTACTCGGTTCCATCACTGAAGAGAGTTTGTATATACCTTCTTGAGAAAGGGTGGCTTACCAAAGAAAATGTGGTTGACGTGCTTCAATTGGCAAGAAACTGTGACGCACCGCGGCTCTCTTTAATCTGTGTACGTATGATTGTCAAAGATTTTAAGGCCATATCTTCAACTGAGGGCTGGAAAGTGATGAAACGAGTTAATCCTGCACTTGAACAAGAGCTGCTAGAGTTCGTTGTTGAAGCAGATTCT GGGAAAGAGGAGAGgttgaagaaaaaggaagagaaaaaaGTGTACATGCAACTGTATGAGGCGATGGAAGCCCTCCTTCACATATGCAAGGATGGATGTAGGACGATTGGACCCCGTGACAAAGTGTTTAAAGGAAGCCAGGTTGCTTGTGGTTTTCCTGCTTGCAAGGGGCTTGAGACTTTAGTTCGTCATTTCTCCACCTGTAAAATCCGGGTACCTGGTGGCTGTGTTCACTGCAAACGCATGTGGCAGCTTCTTGAACTGCATTCTCGTATTTGCAATCAGCTTGATTCATGCAAGGTTCCTTTGTGTAG GCATTTCAAGGAGAAAATGCGGCAGCAGACTAAGAAAGACGAGGCTAAATGGAAGCTGTTGGTGAATAAAGTCATCGCATCAAAGGATGCTCTGTGGCCAATCTCTGGTCGGCGCTCAAGTTTATTACACACTTCTGTATAA
- the LOC126796778 gene encoding sm-like protein LSM36B — MSGAGAERGSGTTKTPADFLKSIRGRPVVVKLNSGVDYRGILACLDGYMNIAMEQTEEYVNGQLKNKYGDAFIRGNNVLYISTTKMTIADGA, encoded by the exons ATGAGCGGAGCAGGAGCAGAGAGAGGTTCTGGAACCACAAAAACTCCAGCAGATTTTCTTAAATCAATTCGGGGGCGACCGGTTGTTGTTAAACTGAATTCTGGTGTTGACTATCGAG GTATTCTAGCTTGTCTTGATGGGTATATGAATATAGCCATGGAGCAAACAGAGGAATATGTCAACGGACAGCTGAAAAATAAGTATGGTGATGCTTTTATTCGTGGCAATAATG TTCTCTACATCAGTACAACAAAGATGACAATAGCAGATGGGGCATAG